The stretch of DNA TCCTTAATTTGAGTTTCAACATCAGTATAGAAATCATTTAAAATAGCACAAGCACTTGCTAAAGGGGCATTTCCTGCACGTTCTCCCATTCCATTTATAGTTAAATGCAACCCATGAACACCTCCTTTAATTGCTCCCATCACATTGGCAATACTCAAATCATAATCGTTATGAGCATGAAAATCAAAATGCAAAGAAGGATACATTACAGTTAATTCTTTTACAAAATCATACGATTCACAAGGTGTTAAAATCCCCAAGGTATCAGGTAATAAAACTCGTTTCACAGGCTGTCTTGTAAGAAAATCTATCATTTGCAAAACATATTCTTTCGAATGACGCATTCCATTACTCCAATCTTCTAAATACACATTAGTTGAAACTCCTTTTTTCTGTGCATAAGCAATAACTTCTGCTATTTCTGAAAAATGCTGTTCGGGTGTTTTTTTTAATTGATGTGTTAAATGATTTAAAGATCCTTTAGTTAAAAGATTCATCGTGATAGCTCCAGCTTCACCCATCCAATCAACTGAAGTCTTACCATCTACAAAGGTTAACACTTCTATTTTTTCTAAATGATTATTTTCTTTAGCCCAAGACGTAATCTTTTTAACTGCCTGAAATTCACCTTCTGAAACACGAGCTGAAGCAATTTCCAATCGATCAACTTGTATTTCTTCTAATAATAGCTGTGCAATTGTTAATTTTTCAGCAGCTGAAAACGATACTCCGGAGGTTTGTTCCCCATCTCGAAGTGTCGTATCCATTATTTCAATTTTTCTTTTCATATTTTTTTAAGCTTTAAGCAATACGCTGTATGCTTTTTTTAAATATCTTAAAAAGGTCTTTTTATTTCAAAATCAGCTATTTCTGTTTTCATGGCTTGTAAATAATCTATATCATCATAGCCATTTAACATATTTTCTTTTTTATAACTATTTATTTCAAAAGATTCAGCCTCCCCAGTTGCTTTTAAAATCACTTTTTGTTCAGGTAGATTAACTTCAATTTCTGTTTTAGGATCTGCTTCAATTGCTCGAAATATTTTCTCTACAAATTCTTCTGAAACCTGAACAGGTAAAACTCCTACATTTAAACAATTTCCTTTGAAAATATCTGCAAAAAAGGAAGAGATAACACAACGGAAACCATAATCATATACAGACCATGCTGCATGTTCTCGTGAAGATCCACTACCAAAGTTCTTTCCTCCTACTAATATCTTTCCTCCATAAATTGGATTATTTAAAACAAAACTTTCTTTTGGAGTTCCATCTACATTATAACGCCAATCTCTAAAAAGATTATCTCCAAAGCCTTTACGTTCTGTTGCCTTTAAAAATCGTGCTGGTATAATTTGATCGGTATCCACATTCTCAATAGGAAGAGGTACTGCTGTACTAGTTAATATATTAAATTTATCGTATGCCATATTTTTTTATTAAGAATTAAAATGTAGAGATGAAGGATTTCCTCAAATCACATTCGTAATTGTTTATTTTTTAAATTAATTCTTCTCTTAGAATTCTAAAATCTATATTTATAAAAACTCCCTAGGATCCGTAACAACTCCAGTAATAGCAGCTGCAGCTGCAGTATATGGACTCGCCAACATTGTACGTGCGCCAGGCCCTTGACGTCCTTCAAAATTTCGATTAGATGTACTCACAGCATATTTTCCTGCTGGAATTTTATCATCATTCATTGCCAAACATGCAGAACAACCCGGTTGACGTAAAGCAAAACCTGCTTCTGTTAAAATATCTAATATTCCTTCCTCTTTAATCTGAGCTTCAACAATATGAGAACCTGGAACAATCCATGCGGTTACATTTTCTGCTTTTTTCTTTCCTTTCACAATAGATGCAAAAGCTCGAAAATCTTCAATTCGACCATTCGTACAACTTCCTACAAATACATAATCTACTTTTTTACCTGAGATTGGATCTGATTCATTATACCCCATATAATCTAATGATTTTTTATAGGTTGCTTCATTTTCTTTTGCTTGAGAAACGGTCGGAATTTTCTGCGAGATTCCTATTCCCATACCTGGATTTGTTCCATAGGTTATCATCGGCTCTATATTGGAAGCATCAAATGTATATTCTTTATCAAAAGTAGCTTCTTGATCTGTTTTTAATGTTTTCCAATACGCTACTAACTCTTCCCATTTTTCACCTTTAGGAGCTTGCTCTCTTCCTTTTATATAATCAAAAGTAGTTTGATCGGGAGCAATCATTCCACCACGTGCACCACTCTCAATACTCAGATTACATACTGTCATACGGCCTTCCATTGTCATATTTTCAAAAACCTCTCCTGCGTATTCAATAAAATGACCTGTACCACCAGCGGTTGTTATTTGTGAAATAATGTACAATGCTACATCTTTTGGTGTAACACCATGACCCAATTTTCCATTTACCGTAATACGCATTTTTTTAGGTTTAGGCTGCATAATACATTGTGAGGAAAGTACCATCTCTACTTCAGAAGTACCTATTCCAAATGCAATAGCTCCAAAAGCTCCATGAGTAGATGTATGTGAATCTCCACATACAATAGTCATACCCGGTAAGGTAATTCCATTTTCAGGTCCCACTACGTGAACAATTCCATTTTTCTCGTGTCCTAATCCCCAATGTGATATTCCATATTTATTTGAATTTTGTTCCAATGCTTTCAATTGATTGGCTGATAGTGGATCTTCAACTGGCAAATGTTGGTTAACAGTAGGTGTGTTATGATCTGCTGTAGCAAATGTTCTATTGGGATACATCACACCAATCCCTCTATTTTCTAGTCCTAGAAAAGCTACAGGAGACGTAACTTCATGAATTAAATGACGATCAATAAAAAGTACATCTGGTCCATCTTCAATGGATCGTACTATATGAGCGTCCCATACTTTATCAAATAGTGTTCTGTTCATGTCTTTTTTTTAATATTTTAGTATTTAGTAGGTTGGATTTTTGATATATTATTTGTCATTCCAAACTTGATTTGGACTCTTATCTTATATAAAATATTACATTAATAAGATGTTGAATCAAGTTCAACATGACAAAAGATTACAATTACCAACCTTCATATTCTCAAACTTATGCTTTATACAAAGCAATTTCTTCCTCTCTTTTTAAATGTCTTATTGATTTATTAACAGCATCAATATAAGCTTTAACTGATGCTTCTACAATATCTGTACTGGCAGCAAATCCACGGCTTTTCTTACCATTTTTTACACTAATATGCACCTTACATAAATCTTCACTACCTTTTGTAACCCCTTGAATTAAAAATTCTTCAATATTCATTTCTTTTTGGATTACCTTTTTAATTGCTGT from Flavobacteriaceae bacterium UJ101 encodes:
- the cimA gene encoding (R)-citramalate synthase (Catalyzes the condensation of the acetyl group of acetyl-CoA with 3-methyl-2-oxobutanoate (2-oxoisovalerate) to form 3-carboxy-3-hydroxy-4-methylpentanoate (2-isopropylmalate). Belongs to the alpha-IPM synthase/homocitrate synthase family. LeuA type 1 subfamily.; KEGG: mmt:Metme_0870 D-citramalate synthase), translating into MKRKIEIMDTTLRDGEQTSGVSFSAAEKLTIAQLLLEEIQVDRLEIASARVSEGEFQAVKKITSWAKENNHLEKIEVLTFVDGKTSVDWMGEAGAITMNLLTKGSLNHLTHQLKKTPEQHFSEIAEVIAYAQKKGVSTNVYLEDWSNGMRHSKEYVLQMIDFLTRQPVKRVLLPDTLGILTPCESYDFVKELTVMYPSLHFDFHAHNDYDLSIANVMGAIKGGVHGLHLTINGMGERAGNAPLASACAILNDFYTDVETQIKESSLFKVSKLVETFSGFRIPVNKPVVGENVFTQTAGIHADGDNKNNLYFNDLMPERFGRKRKYALGKTSGKANIEKNLQELGIKLSNEDLKKVTQQIISLGDKKEMITADDLPYIISDVLDNKAIEKRVSIENYMLTHSKNMRPAATLSVIIDDKTYEGSAQGDGQYDAFMNALKGIYKKLNILLPELTDYTVRIPPGGKTDALCETIITWKGEREFKTRGLDSDQTVSALKATERMLNLIKN
- the leuD gene encoding 3-isopropylmalate dehydratase (Catalyzes the isomerization between 2-isopropylmalate and 3-isopropylmalate, via the formation of 2-isopropylmaleate; Belongs to the LeuD family. LeuD type 1 subfamily.; KEGG: phe:Phep_3426 3-isopropylmalate/(R)-2-methylmalate dehydratase small subunit); amino-acid sequence: MAYDKFNILTSTAVPLPIENVDTDQIIPARFLKATERKGFGDNLFRDWRYNVDGTPKESFVLNNPIYGGKILVGGKNFGSGSSREHAAWSVYDYGFRCVISSFFADIFKGNCLNVGVLPVQVSEEFVEKIFRAIEADPKTEIEVNLPEQKVILKATGEAESFEINSYKKENMLNGYDDIDYLQAMKTEIADFEIKRPF
- the leuC gene encoding 3-isopropylmalate dehydratase (Catalyzes the isomerization between 2-isopropylmalate and 3-isopropylmalate, via the formation of 2-isopropylmaleate; Belongs to the aconitase/IPM isomerase family. LeuC type 1 subfamily.; KEGG: eco:b0072 3-isopropylmalate/(R)-2-methylmalate dehydratase large subunit) gives rise to the protein MNRTLFDKVWDAHIVRSIEDGPDVLFIDRHLIHEVTSPVAFLGLENRGIGVMYPNRTFATADHNTPTVNQHLPVEDPLSANQLKALEQNSNKYGISHWGLGHEKNGIVHVVGPENGITLPGMTIVCGDSHTSTHGAFGAIAFGIGTSEVEMVLSSQCIMQPKPKKMRITVNGKLGHGVTPKDVALYIISQITTAGGTGHFIEYAGEVFENMTMEGRMTVCNLSIESGARGGMIAPDQTTFDYIKGREQAPKGEKWEELVAYWKTLKTDQEATFDKEYTFDASNIEPMITYGTNPGMGIGISQKIPTVSQAKENEATYKKSLDYMGYNESDPISGKKVDYVFVGSCTNGRIEDFRAFASIVKGKKKAENVTAWIVPGSHIVEAQIKEEGILDILTEAGFALRQPGCSACLAMNDDKIPAGKYAVSTSNRNFEGRQGPGARTMLASPYTAAAAAITGVVTDPREFL